AAGCTGCCGGAAAAGGCATTGCAGCCGCTCGATATCGGCGATCTGGAACAGCGGATCGAAGCCGCATTCGCTCTCGCCGCAGATGAAGTAATCGACCGCCAGTCCGTAGACGTGGACGATCCAGTAGACCTCCTGCAGCGGGTCGCCGGTCGTGTGCTCGCCGCCGCATTCCGAGAAGCCGCACTCGAAAATGTCGGGCTCCTCGATCGCGATCTCGAAGCCGCGGTCATAGGCGAGGCGCACGAAGTCCTGCGGCGTGATCACCGCATTGCCGCGCACCCGCGCCTGCACCGTGGCCTTGCGACCGGCCGTGCTCTGGTCCGCCGCCGTGCAGGCGTCCGGCAGGCCGTAATCCGCCTCCCAGGCCGGCAGACTGGCGTCCATCGTGGTTGCCGTGCTCTCCAGCACCAGCGACCAGCCGCGCACGCAGAGGTCGCGGAAGGGCGCCACCAGAACGCGGGTGAAGCGGGCGAGCACCGTGTCGGTGCCGGCCGCCATCCCGTCCGGTGTGCCCCACACCGGGCCGCGCGGCCAAAGCGCCAGCCCGGCGGGGAGCAGATCCTCAACGCTGGGGTTTGAGAGCGCATCGCCCGGGACCGGCGGTAGCGTGTCGCCGCCCGGGGTGACCGGCTCATAATAAGTCCAGGTGTTCAGCCCGGGATCACGCATCACTTGCCTCCCGCATGGCTTGCCTCAGGCATAGTTGATGGTCCCGAGCACGGGGTAGCTGGCGGTGAAGACGAGGTCGGACGCCGGCACGCTTAAGGTGTGGCTGTCCTCACCCGTCGCGGTCGAGATCGCCTCGGAGATCCAGGAGCGGTAGAGCGTGAAGGGGTCCGCCACCACGCCCGGCCGCGCCCGCTCGAAGAACATGGCAGCGAGATTAGCGGCGATGGCCGCGCGCACATCGTCCGTGTCGACCGCGAGGTCGGTGATGGTGATGTCCACCGGCTCGGCCGTCGGCGCGGCGACCACGTCGCCATCCACGCGGATCAGCCGGCGCGCGTCGATATAGGCCTGCACCACCGCGACATCCGCTTCGGTGGGGATGAGGTTCGGCCGGCCCCGGAACAGGAAGAAGACGATGATCGAGCCGACCCCGCCGGTGAAGGCATAGGCCCAGGCCTTCAGCACGCCAGGCACCTCAAGCGCCATGGCCTCATAGTCGGGCAGGGCGCCACCCTGCGGCGGGCGCCCCTTGCGCGCCAGGATGCGGGCGCGGAAGTCCTCGATATCCTCGACATCGGCGCCGCCGCCCAGCCCGTCGCTGGAAACCGCCGCCGTGTCGGACAGGGTGGGGTACAGCGCCGGGTCGGCCAGCGTCAGGCTGGCTCCGCCGTCGCGGTTGGTCACCGCGCCTGTCGCCTCGGCCTGCACGGTAACTGAGAAGCTCCCGTCGCCCGCCGCCGTGAAGGCGGCCATGGTCACATAGGTCTGCCCGGCGGAGAGGTAGCGCACCCCCGCGGGATAGGTCATACCGGCCTGGCCGGTGCCGGTGATCACCCCGCTCGCGGCGGCGGCCGCCTTGAGATAGACCCGCACATCCGCGCCATGGATGCGCAGAATGGCGAGATCGGTCGCCGTGCGGGTGAAGATCTGGCGGGAGATGTAGACCAGCCGCAGCTCGAAGGCCCGGCCGAGCAGAGCCAGCACCTTGGCCGTAACGGCCGCGAAATTCTGCTGAATCCAGGCGTCCGCCCCCGACAGATATTCCCGGAAATAGCCCCGCGCCCGCGCGCCGAGCTCGTCCAGGCCGCGCGCTTCGAACCACGCCATCTCATCCCCTCGCGTCGATCTGGTCCCACAGCACGGCGAAGCGCCGCTGATAGGTGGCCGTGCCATCGCGGCCGAACAGCCGCACCTCAAGGTCGAGCCGGTTGTCGGCTGGCCGCCGCTCGACGGTCACCTCCACCCGCACGCACACGCCCTGATCGATCAGCGTCTGCAGCGCCTCCCTGGCGTAATCCTCGGCCTCGGTGTCGATATCCTCGGTGAGCGCCCGCCGCCGCAGCAGCCAGAGCTTGGAGCCGAGGGCCGCCTCGCCCCGCTGCCGATCAAAGCCGTCGCCCGGCCAGCCCCGGTTGCTCTCGCCCTCGGGCAACTCGCTGGCATCGACCCGGCGGTCGGTCATCAGGCAGATCAGCACCGCGGTCTCGATTGCCGCGCCGCTTTGCAGGTCGGCGGTGCTCGCATTGAGGGCGAGATCGCCGATGAAGCCGAGCGGGTTCCAGATCAGATCGGGAATCCGCACAGGCTCCTGCGCCTGCGTGATCGGCACGATGCGCATGGCGGGCCTCGTTGGGGTTAGATGGACGGATCGGGGTCTGCGCCGGGGATGATCGGGCGGGAGGACAGCAACTGCCCGTCCAGCACCGCGATCCAGTCGGCGCCGAGGCGCAGCTTGATCAGGTTGTCCCGTGCCACCACGCGGGCATCGCCGGCTTCCATCCACACCTCCTGTGCGTGGACGACGCGAATCTTCGCCTCGACGATGGAGACGATGTTGCCGAGATGGTCATAGATCGCCGTGCCGCCCGGCGGCAGTTCGGGCACGAGCGCGGGCTTGGCGCCGCCCATGGCGTAAAGGCTGTCGCGATTACCGCGGGAGGCCAGCACGGTGGCGATTCCGCCGGCCACCGGGTGCGACGTGAAGCCGTGCGGCTCCACCCGATGCACCCGTGGCAACCGCTCGCCGGCATAGCCCGTGCCGGAAAGGAACTGCTGGCCCTTCCGGTAGAAAACGCCGCCATCGAGATCCACGCGCGTCACATTGGCATCGGACGCCATGGCTAGCCCTCCCGGCCGATCAGTCTTCGCGAAACGTCGGCTCGTCCTCGGGTGCGTCCCAGCCCTCGGCGCTCTCGCCGCGCGGATTGTCGCCGCCCAGCGCGCGCGGGTCTTTCACGGTCAGCACCGCCTCGGTGCCTCCGCCATTGGCGTCCTGCGTCAGGCTCACCGAGGCGATGATCATGTCTTGGCTTAGGCCGATCCACGCATCGCGCACCGGCACGAGAAAGTTCGGCGACCAGACGGTCCCGCCGGCATCGCGAAGTCCCGGCACGGTGATACTGGCCGTCTTTGCCCGCCCGGCGGCGCGCCTTGCCTCCCAGCCCGCCCGCTTCTTGGCGCGGTCGGAGGTCAGCTCACCCTCGTGATAGATGATCAGCGTGCGCTTGCGGTCGGCCGTGCCGCGCGCTTCCGCCTCCGGCCGCGTCGCCGCGCCCGTGACGCCGACGGAAGACTGCCCGCGCACCTTCACCTCGGAATAGTTGAACCGGCCGGACAGCGTGCTGCTGGCGCGCTTGATGTTCACGCCGAGTACCAGGCCGCCCTGGTGCCGCCCCTCCGGCCCTTCGATGATCTTCAGCCGCCCCTGCGGCGTGTCATAGATCAGCGCCCCGGCCGCCCGCGCATCCCGCTCCAGCGTCGAGAAGAGCGTCTCGCCGGGCACGATCTGGTGAAGGGCCTTCTTCGCCGTGTCGATCATGACATCAACGCCGATGCCCGCCGTGTCGAAGGCGCCGGCGATGTCCTTCAGCGTGCAGTCCTCGAGAAAACCCTCGGGATGGTCGATGGAGCACTCGGTCGCGTCGACCGTCCGGGAGGCGACCGCCACCGCATACATCCGGGTGCTGTCGTCATGCGAGGCGTTCACGTCGCGCACATAGCCGGTGAGCCAGAGCGCGCCGTTGATCTCGACCGTGCAGGCCTCATCCTCGCGACAGGGCAGGCCCGGCCCGTTCCATGCCACGTCGAAGCTGCCCGCGCGCACCGCCTGCTCGGCGTCCGCATCCAGCTTGCAGCTCACATGCGGCATCGGTCGCCCGCCAACGGTGAGCGTGATGATGTCCAGCATGGCGGCTCACTCAGATCAGGGCGCGAGGGCCTCAAGGATCACCGGCATCAACATCGCCGTGCCGGTGTTGTTGCGCTCGACCAGTTCCGCGTCGCGGCTGGGGTCGCCGTAAAGGTCCCAGGCCAGCAGCTGCGCAGGGAGGGAGACGCCGGTCTCCACCCGCACCAGCGGTGCCCGCGTGGCGGCAATCTGCGACAGCTGCAGCATGGCTTCGCCGACCAGATTGGACAGCCAGCCATAGAGCACATGCCCAAACGCATCGCCGGCCGTTTCCACCACCGGGCCTGCCCGGTTCGAGAGAGCGGTGCGCGCCCGCACCGCGTCCGGCCGCGCGGCATAATCGACCCGCAGCGTGGCGAAGCACGCCACGACCAGCACGCCCACCTGCGCCAGCGTGCTGGTGTCGGTCACATCGTCCAGCGTCGCCAGCAGCTCCGCGCCATCATCCGCCGCTTCGCCGAGCAGCCGGCAGGCCTCAAGATAGGCCGTGCCGCCCGCCTCGCCACCGGTCGCCATCTTCGCCACCAGCTTGGCGGCGGAGACCCGGCCGGCCTTGTCGGCGATGAATCGGTCGAGCAGATCGGTCAGCCAGTCCATCCTGCCCTCACACGCTGATCGAGGCGCTCACGCCAGCAAGGCTGGCGGACACGCCGGCGGAGATGGAAAGCCCCGCGGCGCCGAGCCCGACCGAGAAGGTCGACCGCAGCGCCGCCACGCCGGTAATGCCCGCCAGCGCGTTGACGCCGATGCCGGCGGAGAGGCCTCCAAGCGACAGGCCGCCACCCAGCGACACCCCGCCACTCAACGAGAGCCCGCCGCCGCTGAACCCGACGGAGATGCCGGCGCCGCTGACGCTGCCGGTAATGCCCCCGCCGGCAGCGCCGCCCGAGGCCTCCACGAAAAGGAGGTCATAGGCCACATAGCCCGCCTGGTCCCGCGTGCGGCTGCGCCGGCAACTCACGCAATGAGCCAGCGCCGCCGGGTCCATGGGCAGGGTCAGAAGCGAGGGGCCGGGGGCGGAGCAGGCCGCCTCCAACGCCCAGCCCTCCGCATCGGCGCTGTCGCTGGCGACATAGGCCCTCACGCGGTACTCGGTCGCGACGCGCCCGAGATCCTCGGTGACCGGTGCCTCGCCGGCGGCGATGTTGTGAACCGCCACCCGGCGCCCGCGCTCGGGGCCATCTTCCTCCACCCAGAACCGCACCCCGCGAAACGAGGCGCGCCGCAGGGCTTTCTGCCAGTTGCGCATTCCCGTTCCTCAGTTGGCGCCGGGCAGCCCGGCATTCGGCATGGACTGCCCGGTATTGGCGTTGATCGCCGGGCGGGGCGTGAAGTTCGGCACGTTGATCCGCGCCGACGATATCGCCTGCGCCGCCTGCCGCCCGCCTTCGGCGATTGCATCGCGGATGGCGTCGGCTGAGCCCTGAATGGACGTGGGATCGACGATCAGCGGCGGCACGTCGGGCACTTCCAGCACCGGCAGCGTCGTTGCTCCGGGGCCGCCCGGTAAAGTCGGGACGTCAGCCCCCGCACCTCCAGCGCCCGGAACCGGCGGCGGCGCCGCCCCCGTGGCCGCAGCACGCAGTTCCTCGCTCCACCAATTCATCCACGAATGGACATCCTCGAAAGCCGAGACTACGCGGTCGGCCACGCCGCCCTTGTCGAGCGTGATGGCGCCACCGAGATAGCTGCGAGAGATCTCTTTCGGCGGCGCCGCACTCCCGTCACCGGGAGCCCCCGCGGGTGTGTCGCCGAGCGGGTTCAGGATGAAGCGCACGCCCTTTTCAATCGACGGGATGGCACCCGCGATCTCATTCACAATCTTCGCCAGATCCCGGAAGCCAGAGGCGATCAGCGACTGGCTCGAATCGACCCCGAGCAGTTCGCCCACCGACTTCGACAGGCTGGCCAGCGACTTCTGCGCCTCGTCGATCTCCTTGACGTCGATCATCTCCGGGAACTTGGCGAATTCCTCGCTGATCTCGCGCACCGTGTCGCGCGCGGCGGTGAGCGACGATTCCAGCGCAGGCATCGAAAGCGTGCCGAGGTCGATGGCGAGTTTCGAGACTTGGTTCTTGAAGAGCTGCCAGCGCGACGACAGGGCGTCGAGCTTCATCTGGTAGGACTTATCGAGCGAGCCGAACCAGTCCGTGCTCGCGGCGATCTGGAGATTGCGATCCAACTCCTCCAGGCCGTCAACCAGGCGCATCACCTCATCAGTCCACTCCATGCCGAAGATGGAGCCGGTGATCCGCGCGCGGCGGAACTTGTCCATCTTGGAGAGCTTCTCGAGGAACTTGCGCAGCGCCCCCTGCGGGTCGGAACTCAGCTCCTTCTTGAACTGCTTGACGTTGCCGACGACCTCCTGAAGCGCCCCATAACCCTTTTTCCCGAGGTTCTCCGGAGCGATGAGCTTGGAGGTGAGCGCACTCATCATGCGCGCACTGGTCTCCGGCGCCATCTTCAGGTTCAGCAGCGTCGAACCATAGGCCGCCGCTTCCTTGGCGTTGAGGCCGAAATTCTTAAGGCCGGCTCCGGCATTGTCGAGGAACTTGATTATGTCGCTTTCATCACTGATGCCGCTGTCGGCCAGCGAGTTGATCAGGTCGAAATAGCGCTCCATCTCGGCCATGGGGATGCCGAGGCCGACCTTGAACCCCGCCGCCGCGTTGCCGACCTCCTCCGCCGCCATCCCGAAGGCATCGGCCGCCTTCGCACCGAGCTTGGCGAATTCACGCCATTCCTCCATCGGCAGTCCTGCCGCCGCCGCCCGCTCATAGGCTGCGAGGATTTCTTCCAGCGGCACCGCAACCTCGCCGCTGGTCGCAAGCGCCTTGGCTTCCTGGCCGACCTTCTGCATCTGCTCGGCGGTCAGCCCGCCCTTCTTGGCGATCTCGATCAGCGCGTCCTGATACGAGGTGAGGGTGGTGAGGCCCTCACGCGTGCCGCTCGCCGCCGCCAGCCCGCCGAGAATGGCGCCGCCGCCCATGATCAGCCCGCCGCCGCCCCGGTTCAGGGCAGCCATCTGGCGCTCCTTCCGGTTCAGTTGATGGAGCAGGCGCTCCTGACGATGGATCCGCTGTTCGATGGCCGCGAAGGCCCGCGCGGTGCGATCCTCCGCCGTGATCCTGAGTGTAGATTTGACGATGCCCATCCGTTCCCCCGCTCGCCTGGGTCATCATCCCGGCTATGTTCTGGCGCGCCGCGCTCTCTCGTCCTGATGCCAGCGCACGGCCCGGTCGAACCAGTCCGCGATCTCGCCGAGCGTCAGCCCGTCGATGTAGGCGGGGCTCCAGTGGAGTCGGAAGACGAGTTCGGAGACCGCGCGATCGACCGGCGGGCTTTGGAAAAAAAACCGAGGATATGGTCCTCAAGTGCCATCGTGTCGGCAAGGTCGAGCGCCGCCAGCGCGCCGGGCGCGGGGCTGGTCACCAGCCGGTCGACATAGGCGAAGATGGCCTCGCGATCGCGCAGCAGAATGCCGCGCTGCAGGTCATAGACCGGGCCAATTTGGCGATAGTCGGCGAACCGGGGGTCGCGCAGCTCAATGGCCGAAAAGGTCTGCTCCCCGACCGTGTAGCTTTTCGACAGGGTCAGCTTTTCCATCATGTGTCCTGATGTCGTCGGTTACGGTGTGGCCAGTTCGATCTGCGGCACCGGCAGCGGCGCGAGGTCGTAGCGAAAGCCGAGAAAGCGCGGGAAGCGGGGGCGCCCCTGCGCGCCCACACCCTCGAAGCGGAACGTCACCGTCCGCCCGAGCAGCGGGCCGGTCCACAGCCGGCGGCGGTGCCAATCCGAAAAGCCGCTGCCGAGACCGAACGTCACGTCGCGCCAGCGGCAGATCAGGGCGCCGAGGCTGCGATGATCCTCGCGCTCCGGCACCACGCCCACCACCACGGCCTCATCATCCGCCGCGCCCTTCATCTTGAGCATGAAGCCCTCGCGGGTTGAGGAGCGGCCGGCCTTGTAGATGCCCGTCGGTGCCCGCAGCATCAGCCCTTCCCAGCACTCGTCGCCCACCCACTCGGCCCAGAGCTGGCGCACCTGCTGCACCGACGTCGCCCGCACCTGCGGCACCAGCCGCACCAGGCCGGAGGGCTCGGCCGCCACCAGCGCCTCGGCCTCGCGCAGCCGCTCGGTGAACGGCGCCGATGGCGAGCGGAAGCAGTCGAACACGTTGAAGGTGAAGTCGGTTTCCAGATCGGCCGTCGCCACCTTCGCCTGCACCATGTCAAAAGGGTCGCGCAACCCGTTGGTGAAAGTGAGGATTTCCCCATCCAGCCCCGTCGGCACATGCGCCAGCGCGCGGGCGATGTGCTGGTTGCGCACCGGGTTCAGGTTGCGGGTGCAGATCGTGTCGAGCACGCCCGTCATGCCGCGCACCCCGTCGAGCTTGGGCGAGACGAAGGCAGGCAGGGCCAGCGCGTCGATATCGGCCTTGCCGGCCTCCATCGGGCGGAAGCTGGCAGGCGACGGGGAGGCGAGGTCGCTCATGCCGATCAATCCTCATCATCCGCCGGGGGCTGGGGCAAGGGCGATTTCCGCCAGAGTTCCCGCGCCCCCTCAAGTCCGTAGAGGTCGACAGCCAGAAGCAGCAGGTCGATCCACGCCACGCATTCCTCGTGCGTGATGTTGACCCGGTTCGTCCGTTTCTTCTTCGCCATGAGCCTTACTCCCCCAGCACGACGGCGAGAGGAACAAGCACGCCCCGCCGCAGCTTGCCGTTAAGCATCAGCGGCTTGGTGGTGCGGTGCGCCCCAGGCAGCAGCCGGAGGCGGTCGTTCCACGCGTAGCAGATCTCCGTCTCCTCGAAACCCTGCCGCAGGAAGATGTGGTCATCCGCGACGATCAGCGACGGGCCGTCGCGCAGATCAATGAGCATGACGCCATATTCTTCAAGATCGCGGCGCTTCTTCTTGTCCTCGACGGCGGCCTGCACGAGATCGCCGAGGGAAAGCCCATCGCCCACCCGCAGATCGAGCAGAAACTCCAGCGCGTCCTTCGCCCGCCATTTTCCGGCGGGAAGGAGCGAATGCCCGCGCGCCGTCGAACTCACCTGCGGCAACGGGCTCTGCTCGATCAGTTCCTGCGCCGCCTTCTTGCCGTAAGCCTCGTGATAGGCGCGGGAGGCGCTTGCCCATGCCCGTACCTCAGCCGGGTGAATGCCGCCCTTGAAGCGCGGGCGGAGCGGGCGGCGCGGGCGCTCCGGCAGGGAATAGGTGCCGGTCTTGCGGAGGGCAGGCAGAACCTCTGCCGTCACCCATTTGCGGAAGCGATGCGGAACCGAGCCGGGCGTCACCGCGTCCCGCGAGCGGAGGACGATGGTGTAGAGGCCAGACTCGGAGACGATTAGCAATTCTTGCTCCCCGCCAAGGGTCGGGGTTGAAGCCCGACCCTTCTCATCTTCGTCCAGCTTGCGCACGGCATCGGAAACATCCCGGAGGCCAAGCACCCGGCAGATGTCGGCGGCGACGAACCACGGCATCTCCTCCCGCAGTACGGTGCGGATGCCATGGCCCTCGAAATCGAAATTCACGATTGCATTCATGGTCAGTCTCCATCGGCATCCGGCCGGCCAAGCCTGAGATGCACAGGGTCGCTCTCGCGAACACCGGAGCCGATGAAGCTCTGGGTCGCACCTTCCCCTTAGCCTCGGGGAAACTCAAAATGTCAGGCGTTCTGCCGCAGATAGGCGGCGATGCGGACGATTAGGCCGCCCAGCGCGTCATCATCGAACCGGAAGGGGACATTGCCGGCGTTCAGATCCAGCATGTGCCTTGCATAGGCATCCATGAAGGCGGCGACATCGGCGTGCGAGCGCACCGGGGCGGCGAGCATCCGGCCCTCGATCTCGTGAGACAGGTCGCAGGCGACACAGCACTGCTCATAGGGAATATCGTAACTATCGGCCTCGTCGCGTAGCGACTGCCAGAGCCGGGCAAGATCGGCCAGCGGCAGGGGCTCGGCGGAGCCGGGGTCTAGGCGCGACACGGCGGGCCGCGCTAGGGTGTCAGCAGCTTCAATCATCGGCTTATCTCCGATGGTGGGGGTTAGGCCGCGTAGGGTGGTGGAACACTCTTCGCGGCCGTCTTGTTTATGGCCTCACGTTCTCATACAATCCCGCACATCGTCAATCACAATGTGAGAGATCGTGTGAAAGCCCCTCGTGTTGCGGCCCTAAGTTTTCGAGTTGATGCGGAGATGAAAGAGGCGCTCGAACGGGCAGCCACTGACGACAGCCGCTCGGTTTCGTCCCTCATCATCAAAATCCTCACGGACTGGCTCCGCGAGCGCGGCTACCTACCGAAGTAGTCCCAGACTCGACTCCCGCTCACCTCCTGCTACCGTTTGGTCAACCGGGGGCGGCGCGTCTATGACGGCAAGTCAAGTTTTCTTCTGGTCGTTTCTGACCATCTGCATCATTGCAGCGGCTAAGTCGTTCATCCGCCGCGCCCAGGAGAACCGGGAGAGGCTCGATCTCGCTCGCGATGATGCAATGCGACGCTGGGGAATCCAGCGTCAGATGCCTGATACACCCGCCACCAACGCACAAGTGCAGGCCCTCACTCCCTCTCCTTTCGACCCCGCCCGCCCATGGGTTGGCCGTCAACACCGCCCCACTGACGATCCCGACAGCAGGCCAGACAATGGAAAAACATGGGATGAGGTCTTCAACCGGCCGGTGACAGACCCGCTTCGCTTCGAGATTGAGTATCAGGACCGTGACGGCGTTGTAACGACCCGCACCATAAGGCCTTTGAGCATTCATCTCATTCGCTATGAGCCGTGGATTTACATCCATGCCTTCTGCGAGACCCGCCAGGAGGAGCGCTCATTCCACAGTGAACGAGTGCTTTCGGCCCGTAATCTGAGGACCAACCGTCCGATAAAGGATTTGGGCCAGTTTCTCCGCCGCACCTACTGATCACTTCCCGGTCTTCAACGCCCATTCGATCTGGTGCGCGACATCCTTCTCGAGGTCGCGCTCCACCACATCGCGCCAGCGCGCCAGCGTCTCGCCCCGCAGCATCTCGTCGGGGATGCGGACATCGGATTTGACCTTCCGGAACGCATCCTTGCCGTTCGCGGTCTTCTCCCCGGTCCGCTCGAAGACGTGGCCACCCCATTCCGGCTTATCCACCCGGTGGGGCCACCAGCCGGCGCGCATGAAGGTGCTCGGGAACACCCGCCGCCCGCCCTGCGGCGCCGCGCTGACGCCCTTGCCGGTCTCTCGCGGACGGAAATACTTCAGCGCGATGAGCCCGCCCTGCGTGACCAGGTCGTAAGACAGGTCCTCCCAACTGGGTTTGCGGAACCGCACCGCCCGCACCAGCACTTGCCGCCGAAGGCCGGTCTGTCCCGTCAGGCTGCGGATGACCTGCGTCTTCGCCTTGTTGCCGGTGCGCGCGAGGCCGCGCTGCAGGATCTTGTTCATCTCCTTCTGGCGAAGGTGGCCGAGCTGGTTGGCGAAGCGGCCGAGAACGTTGTCCAGGTTCATCCGGATTTCGATATCGGCCATGTGGCTCACCCACCCAGCCGCTGATAGTCGGACGCGGTGATCGTGGCGCCGGTCACCTCGCCATTGATCCGGTTGACGATCGGATCACCGGCGAAAAAGGCACGCACGAAGACATGCGTCACGCCGGTGAATTCCTCGGTGATGTACATGTCCTGCCGGGGCGCCTTCATCAGCGCGTCGTGATCGAGCCCCGAATCCTCGAAGTTGATCTCCGCCGTGCGGGGCTTGGGCGTGCCCACCCGGGCCAGCGAGCCATCCTGGTTGGTGACGGCCTCGATCGACGTGCCGGCCGTGCTCAGATTGAACGTGCCGCGGAGCGAGATGTTGGTGCCATCGGCGAGGCGGAACTTCATCGTGCCGCCGAAATCATTGTCGGCCATGGTCTCGTCTCCCGATCAGGCCGCCATCGAGGCGGTATACTGGCTGTAGATGCGGGCGTTCGCGGCGAGCACGTCGAGCGGGTTCACCATGTCGAGCGGCGCGTAGATGTCGACCCGGTTGGGGTTGTCGGCATTGCGCTGCACGTCGAGGTTGGCCACGAAGGCCTCCGCGTTTTCGAGCACGCCGGGCATCTCGCGATAGGTCGCCGCCATGGTGGCGCGGATGTCCGCTACCGTGGTGATCGCCAGCAGGTTGCCGGGATTGTCGTCGGCGATGGCCTTGCCGCCATGCTCCGCCTGCAGCCGCGCCCGGAAGCGGCGCAGCGCATACATGAGCTGCCCCATCTTCTGGATGTCGCGGAAGGTGGTTTCGACATTGCCCGCGCCGTCGGTGCGCTGCATGGTCACGATCTTGTCGATCGTCACCGCACCATCCGTGCGCACGCCATAGGTCGAAAGGCCCGAGCCGATGAACGCGTCACGCGTCGCGTAATCGTTCATCCACTTGGTGCGGTCCCGCGGTGCCAGCACGCCCTCGACGACGAGGCCGGTCTGGTTGCGCGAAACATTGCCGAGTGCGCCATCCGAAAGCCAGGGCACCACGCGCGCCGCCAGCGCCGCCACCCACACCCAGGGCGGGGTCGCATCCCCACCGCCGGCGATGCGCGGCAGCAGGCTGATGTGGCGCGTGTCGTAACCGAGGCCGAAGGTGGTGAGGTTGGCGCTCGTGTCGGTCAGCGTGGTGAAGACATGGCCGTAGCTCTGCCGCAGCCAGGCCCAGCGGCCGGACACATCGGACAGCGCCGTGTTGTACCGGCCCATATTCGTCGCGTCGGCGAAGGGCGTCACCCACCAGTCAAACGGATCATCGCCCAGCGCCGCCAGCGCGGCCGAAAGGTTCGGCGTGCCGCTGCCCGCCGTGGGGGTGGCGACCGTCAGCAGGCCGGACAGCACATTGCCGGAGGCGAGCGCCGGGATGTTGATGTCCACCGTGTTGAAGATCGCGCCGGTATGGCGGGCCGTCAGCGTCACCACATTGGTCGCCGCCGCCGCCGTGAAGGGCAGAGCGGATTTGGTGAGCGGGTCCTGATAGGCGTTGATCAGCGCCGCCAGCGTGGTCGCGACCGCCGCCGCCGAATCCCCGGCGCCGATCGTGATGTCGATGCCCGCGCCGGCGATCTCGATCGCGCCATAGCCGCCATTCGCCGGCACGGTGCCGACGGTGAGCGTGCGCACCTCGGCCGTGCCCGTGGCGGGCACCGCGATCAGCCAGATGTCCTGCGCCGGCGCATTGCGGCGCGCGGCGATCACCATCTCGGCCAGCATCGAGCCCTTGCCCGCCTGCGCGATGGCGTCGGTCACGCTGTTGCAGCGCGTCGGCACATTGTCCGCGAGGGGCGCGCCGCTGTTCTTGTGGCCCATGAGCACGAGCCGCGACACGCTTTCGAACTGCCCGCCCGAGTTGACCTCGAAGGCGATGATCGGCGCCCGGATATTCCCGGGAATGTAATTGAAGCCAATGGCCATCAGCTGGTCCCTTCGCGGCTGGCGGAAGCCTTGCCCGTCTTTTCGGCCACCGGGGCCGCGGGCATCTCATCGGTCACCGGCACCAGGTCGCCGTCGGCGATCAGGCGCAGGTAGTAGGGGTTCAGCTCGTTTACGCTGGTGCCCTCGCCGTCCTCGGGCACCTGCTGCCCCGGCCGGTCAGGCATGGGGATGTGAGCCCCCGTCTTGGCGCGGTAGCGCGTCATGGTCTGCCTCGTGTGGATAGGGAGTGGATCAGTCAGGCGTCGATTCGGGCGACCGGATCACCGGCACACCGTTCACGCT
Above is a window of Ancylobacter sp. WKF20 DNA encoding:
- a CDS encoding Bro-N domain-containing protein — translated: MNAIVNFDFEGHGIRTVLREEMPWFVAADICRVLGLRDVSDAVRKLDEDEKGRASTPTLGGEQELLIVSESGLYTIVLRSRDAVTPGSVPHRFRKWVTAEVLPALRKTGTYSLPERPRRPLRPRFKGGIHPAEVRAWASASRAYHEAYGKKAAQELIEQSPLPQVSSTARGHSLLPAGKWRAKDALEFLLDLRVGDGLSLGDLVQAAVEDKKKRRDLEEYGVMLIDLRDGPSLIVADDHIFLRQGFEETEICYAWNDRLRLLPGAHRTTKPLMLNGKLRRGVLVPLAVVLGE
- a CDS encoding WYL domain-containing protein; its protein translation is MTASQVFFWSFLTICIIAAAKSFIRRAQENRERLDLARDDAMRRWGIQRQMPDTPATNAQVQALTPSPFDPARPWVGRQHRPTDDPDSRPDNGKTWDEVFNRPVTDPLRFEIEYQDRDGVVTTRTIRPLSIHLIRYEPWIYIHAFCETRQEERSFHSERVLSARNLRTNRPIKDLGQFLRRTY